One genomic window of Panicum hallii strain FIL2 chromosome 6, PHallii_v3.1, whole genome shotgun sequence includes the following:
- the LOC112897778 gene encoding LOW QUALITY PROTEIN: putative F-box/LRR-repeat protein At3g59170 (The sequence of the model RefSeq protein was modified relative to this genomic sequence to represent the inferred CDS: inserted 2 bases in 1 codon), giving the protein MLPKDTKRWVPVNQAEGASCRRGSGDPAADRRSALLDAPLHQHLVPPKSATPLMSSTMQSVLVNRASRALGSRRREGSDPDGDRLSALPDALLHHIMSFLKXIRSRRWRHLWASAPCVDLRIRSDAYGYTPEEFPDFVHHLFRRRGASAKLDTLCLRSSDVDDAFDEDDTKSWVRAAIKRGVRVIHLVGHHNGLAMLEHMVFVSSHLKILKLSYALLDNNALRQLSSHCPSLEELDLKDCLMAGHEISSASLKILVMFKCQINVNLSIAAPNLVLLRCVSPITQAPSFENMESLVTGAIILDDYAFTDDFEDFSKDELDETTDEDDDDDGNGNNQKYKTGYGFGVPLKGYGLG; this is encoded by the exons ATGCTCCCGAAGGACACCAAGCGCTGGGTGCCTGTCAACCAGGCGGAAGGAGCGTCGTGTCGGCGCGGGAGCGGAGACCCTGCTGCCGACCGCCGTAGCGCGCTCCTGGATGCGCCCCTGCACCAACACTTGGTGCCCCCAAAGAGCGCCACACCCCTGATGAGCAGCACCATGCAGTCGGTGCTAGTCAACCGTGCCAGCAGAGCACTGGGGTCACGCCGGCGTGAGGGAAGCGATCCTGACGGTGACCGCCTGAGCGCGCTCCCGGACGCGCTCCTGCATCACATCATGTCGTTCCTCAA GATCCGCTCGCGGCGGTGGCGCCATCTCTGGGCGTCCGCACCCTGTGTTGACCTCCGGATCCGCAGCGATGCCTACGGTTACACACCGGAGGAGTTCCCTGACTTCGTGCACCACCTATTCCGCCGTCGTGGGGCGTCAGCGAAGCTGGACACACTTTGTCTGCGCTCGAGTGATGTTGATGATGCATTTGACGAAGATGACACAAAGTCATGGGTCCGTGCTGCTATCAAACGCGGGGTTCGGGTTATCCATCTTGTTGGGCATCACAATGGCCTAGCAATGTTGGAGCACATGGTGTTCGTCTCTAGCCACCTCAAGATCTTGAAGCTGTCCTATGCCCTGCTTGATAACAACGCCCTCAGGCAGCTTTCATCTCATTGCCCATCTTTAGAGGAACTGGATCTTAAAGATTGCTTGATGGCTGGCCATGAGATTTCATCTGCCTCTTTGAAAATTTTGGTCATGTTCAAGTGTCAGATCAATGTGAACCTGTCTATCGCTGCTCCAAACCTCGTACTGCTACGTTGTGTCTCACCAATAACCCAAGCTCCGTCATTTGAGAACATGGAGTCACTTGTCACAGGCGCAATAATACTTGATGATTATGCCTTTACTGATGATTTTGAAGACTTCAGCAAGGATGAATTGGATGAAACCACAGATgaagatgacgatgacgatggTAACGGCAATAATCAGAAGTACAAGACTGGATATGGATTTGGTGTCCCTCTAAAAGGATATGGGCTTGGTTAG
- the LOC112896923 gene encoding uncharacterized protein LOC112896923: protein MEFLVTATIVLYDYCLIPDCQWLQEKDDSDDNSSDNSANDSGDNKHNESDDSSSFYDSDRSAPSHEEEDDRIVGYGEISREHIRTAYKYLIYGHKSRAGEPVESYGNYGSNVSGNFGGVGMLLSLSHVKTMQLLAHPGEVLLTRESKSCTDFKNLKTLTLGEWCITPGFDVLAAMLGHSPNLENLFLQLDMAYNSRVGFNPRASSFKCTNLKMVHITCCKHDLMVHKLAEFFSENSIPNNKIFVRRSACSGCVGGTSSQAKRKVQSEAYTIESKRMKAGN from the exons ATGGAGTTCCTAGTCACAGCGACCATTGTTCTTTATGACTATTGCTTGATTCCAGATTGCCAATGGCTACAGGAGAAAGATGACTCAGATGATAACAGCAGTGATAATTCTGCTAATGACTCTGGTGATAACAAACACAACGAATCTGATGATAGTAGTAGCTTCTATGATTCTGATCGGTCTGCACCTAGTcatgaggaggaggatgacCGTATTGTGGGCTATGGTGAGATTTCAAGGGAGCATATACGTACAGCATACAAGTATTTGATTTATGGTCATAAATCCCGTGCGGGTGAACCTGTGGAAAGTTATGGAAATTATGGGAGCAATGTTTCTGGTAATTTTGGTGGTGTTGGTATGCTTTTGAGCCTCTCACATGTTAAAACAATGCAGCTGTTAGCTCATCCAGGAGAG GTGCTGCTGACGAGGGAGTCGAAATCATGCACTGACTTCAAAAACCTGAAGACTCTGACTCTTGGTGAATGGTGTATAACTCCTGGATTTGATGTTTTAGCAGCCATGCTAGGGCACTCGCCAAACTTAGAGAACCTTTTTCTCCAGCTTGACATG GCCTATAACAGCAGAGTGGGTTTCAATCCAAGGGCAAGTTCATTCAAGTGCACCAACCTTAAGATGGTGCACATCACCTGCTGTAAGCATGATCTAATGGTCCACAAATTGGCAGAATTCTTCAGTGAGAATAGCATACCCAATAACAAGATTTTTGTCCGTCGGTCTGCCTGCTCTGGATGTGTTGGAGGCACAAGCTCTCAGGCGAAGCGCAAGGTGCAAAGCGAAGCTTACACAATAGAATCAAAGCGGATGAAAGCAGGAAACTGA
- the LOC112898045 gene encoding F-box protein At5g03100-like, with amino-acid sequence MPPEGAAAHGAPGGGDRLSGLPDRVLLRVLSHLKAWEAVRTCVLSRRWRNLWASASGLDIRQPCGCHGAAADDMLQPEAFATFVKNLLLRRRPFAPLDSLRLCWSHEDPDGDANFWIAYAVRHGAEEIELSGEHHHVNPTPEYTSFIYPECSGLGYCNLRILKLSRVKMDDTTLRQLCSRCTSLEELELNDWFMLRTWSCCAASNLFSIFL; translated from the exons atgcccccggaaggcgcagcaGCGCATGGGGCGCCCGGAGGCGGCGACCGCCTCAGCGGCCTCCCCGACCGGGTCCTCCTCCGGGTCCTGTCGCACCTCAAGGCGTGGGAGGCGGTGCGCACGTGCGTGCTCTCCAGGCGGTGGCGCAACCTGTGGGCTTCCGCGAGCGGCCTCGACATCCGCCAGCCGTGCGGCTGCCACGGCGCCGCAGCCGACGACATGCTCCAGCCGGAGGCGTTCGCCACGTTCGTCAAGAACCTGCTGCTCCGGCGGCGGCCTTTTGCACCGCTGGACTCGCTCCGCCTTTGCTGGAGCCACGAGGACCCCGACGGCGACGCCAACTTCTGGATCGCCTACGCCGTCAGGCACGGCGCGGAGGAGATCGAGCTCTCCGGGGAGCATCACCACGTGAACCCGACGCCGGAGTACACGAGCTTCATT TACCCTGAGTGCTCCGGCCTTGGTTATTGCAACCTTAGGATCTTGAAGCTCTCGCGTGTCAAGATGGATGACACCACCCTCAGACAGCTCTGTTCTAGGTGCACTTCTTTGGAAGAGCTAGAGCTTAATGATT GGTTCATGCTCCGAACTTGGTCTTGCTGCGCTGCATCGAACCTTTTCAGCATTTTCCTCTGA